In a single window of the Zea mays cultivar B73 chromosome 5, Zm-B73-REFERENCE-NAM-5.0, whole genome shotgun sequence genome:
- the LOC103628009 gene encoding LOW QUALITY PROTEIN: mitogen-activated protein kinase kinase 3 (The sequence of the model RefSeq protein was modified relative to this genomic sequence to represent the inferred CDS: substituted 1 base at 1 genomic stop codon) has translation MLLQICVPSQIALLAICALLGAAPLTVSVGKLKPSRGSFHSFYTCFLMSLQEKRQQILNEMRTLCEACCYPGLVEFQGAFYMPDSGQISIALEYMDGGSLADVIRVKKSIPEPVLSHMLQKVLLGLRYLHEVRHLVHRDIKPANLLVNLKGEAKITDFGVSAGLDNTMAMCATFVGTVTYMSPERIRNENYSYAADIWSLGLTILECATGKFPYDVNEGPANLMLQILDDPSPTPPVDTCXLEFCSFINDCLQKDADARPTCEQLLSHPFIKRYAGTEVDLAAYVKSVVDPTERLKQIVEAYAPMPDWLALEAE, from the exons ATGCTCCTGCAGATCTGCGTGCCCTCCCAGATCGCGCTCCTAGCGATCTGCGCGCTCCTGGgcgcggcgcctctgacgg TTTCAGTTGGTAAACTTAAGCCATCGAGAGGTTCTTTTCACAGTTTTTACACATGTTTCTTGATGTCTTTGCAGGAGAAGAGGCAACAAATTCTGAATGAGATGAGAACATTATGTGAAGCATGTTGTTATCCTGGTTTAGTTGAATTCCAGGGTGCATTTTACATGCCTGATTCTGGACAAATAAGTATCGCTCTTGAATACATGGATGGTGGTTCCTTGGCAGATGTTATAAGGGTCAAGAAGTCTATACCAGAACCAGTTCTTTCACATATGCTACAGAAAGTATTGCTT GGTCTGCGATACTTGCATGAAGTAAGGCATCTAGTGCATAGAGATATAAAGCCAGCAAATTTACTGGTAAATCTTAAGGGCGAGGCGAAGATTACAGATTTTGGTGTGAGTGCTGGTTTGGACAATACAATGGCTATG TGTGCTACCTTTGTAGGCACAGTCACATATATGTCACCTGAGAGAATTCGTAATGAGAACTATTCTTATGCTGCTGATATTTGGAGTCTTGGACTAACAATATTGGAATGTGCTACTGGAAAATTCCCATATGACGTAAATGAGGGCCCTGCAAACCTAATGTTGCAG ATACTTGATGATCCATCACCAACACCACCAGTAGATACTTGTTAATTAGAATTCTGCTCATTCATCAATGATTGCTTGCAGAAAGATGCTGATGCAAGGCCCACATGTGAGCAG CTTCTGTCACACCCATTCATCAAGAGGTATGCAGGAACTGAAGTGGACTTGGCAGCATATGTCAAAAGTGTAGTTGATCCAACAGAAAGGCTAAAGCAAATAGTTGAG GCATATGCTCCCATGCCGGATTGGTTggccttggaggccgagtag